A stretch of Chloroflexota bacterium DNA encodes these proteins:
- a CDS encoding extracellular solute-binding protein, whose product MNLRGQLAARGIICLLALMLATACASLTPDARVLTPARATNTAAPTFSVTPAPTRTATVAPTVPLARTPTPTGDGVVLVFWTTEDLAPGASPAGRVFKEQVDAFLAANPNVQIDIVFKKPYGKGGILDFLLTTNAVIPARMPDVVALDLAEASQAVDVLQAFDEWMPADWRDGLFPFAKQAAQLNGRWMLAPLAVDVQHLVYDKTLVPKPPRTWDDVLRQKQTWLMPIASDDAFLLQYSALTTMDTKASPVAFDPAATALVLDFFKRGHDVGAIPDTALGLKSVEETWLPFAQGQVAMAHVSASRYMTERAQVPNATFAPLPTRDGRGAALVVGWGLGITAREPARQAIATRFIRWLIQSDRLATWLRAARRLPAHRGTLALAVEPPDYAAFLREQLERAAFMPTASAYAKSAEVWRAVIPAVWKGQITAEEAARNIATAGK is encoded by the coding sequence ATGAATCTGAGAGGACAACTCGCGGCGCGTGGAATTATTTGTTTGCTCGCGTTGATGCTCGCAACCGCGTGCGCGAGTTTAACACCTGACGCGCGTGTGCTGACGCCCGCGCGCGCGACGAACACCGCCGCGCCGACGTTTAGCGTCACGCCCGCGCCAACGCGAACCGCGACGGTTGCGCCCACAGTACCTCTCGCACGCACGCCGACGCCGACGGGCGATGGCGTGGTGCTGGTCTTCTGGACGACCGAAGACCTAGCGCCGGGCGCGTCGCCGGCGGGACGCGTGTTCAAAGAGCAAGTGGATGCGTTCCTCGCGGCAAATCCGAACGTTCAAATTGACATCGTTTTCAAAAAGCCATACGGCAAAGGCGGCATCCTTGATTTTTTGCTGACGACGAACGCGGTGATTCCGGCGCGGATGCCCGATGTGGTCGCGCTGGATTTGGCGGAAGCGTCCCAAGCGGTAGATGTGTTGCAAGCGTTCGACGAGTGGATGCCGGCGGATTGGCGCGATGGATTGTTTCCCTTTGCCAAGCAAGCCGCGCAGTTGAATGGACGCTGGATGCTGGCGCCGTTGGCGGTGGATGTGCAGCACCTCGTCTACGACAAGACGCTCGTGCCCAAGCCGCCGCGAACCTGGGATGATGTATTGAGGCAAAAGCAAACGTGGTTGATGCCGATCGCGAGTGATGACGCGTTTCTGTTGCAATACAGCGCGCTCACGACAATGGACACGAAGGCAAGTCCGGTCGCGTTCGATCCGGCGGCAACCGCGCTGGTGCTCGATTTTTTCAAACGCGGACATGATGTGGGAGCGATTCCCGACACGGCGCTCGGTTTGAAGAGCGTGGAAGAAACCTGGTTGCCGTTTGCCCAAGGTCAGGTCGCGATGGCGCACGTGTCCGCGTCGCGTTACATGACGGAGCGGGCGCAGGTACCGAACGCGACGTTCGCGCCCTTGCCCACGCGCGATGGACGCGGCGCGGCGCTGGTGGTGGGCTGGGGTCTGGGGATTACGGCGCGTGAACCGGCGCGCCAAGCGATCGCCACGCGCTTTATTCGTTGGCTCATTCAAAGCGACCGGTTGGCGACTTGGCTGCGCGCGGCGCGACGTTTGCCGGCGCATCGTGGTACGTTGGCGTTAGCCGTCGAGCCGCCGGACTATGCCGCGTTCTTACGCGAGCAATTGGAGCGCGCCGCATTCATGCCGACCGCGTCGGCGTATGCCAAGTCCGCGGAGGTGTGGCGCGCGGTGATCCCGGCTGTGTGGAAAGGACAAATCACAGCGGAAGAAGCCGCGCGGAATATCGCCACGGCGGGCAAGTGA
- a CDS encoding adenine phosphoribosyltransferase, whose translation MELAQLIRSIPDFPIPGILFRDITTLIRDGEALQETIDTMVEHYRDTDLDAIAAIEARGWIFGSPLAYELGAGFVPIRKPSKLPAEKIAITYSLEYGTNTLEMHKDAIEPGTRVLIVDDLLATGGSAKAAIQLVEKLGGKVVGLAFLIELVDLKGRDKLKGYDVYSMIQYEGA comes from the coding sequence ATGGAACTCGCTCAACTCATCCGCAGTATTCCCGATTTTCCCATCCCCGGCATCCTCTTCCGCGACATTACCACCCTCATTCGCGACGGCGAGGCGCTGCAAGAAACGATTGACACGATGGTCGAGCATTATCGCGATACCGACCTCGACGCGATTGCCGCCATCGAAGCGCGCGGGTGGATCTTTGGTTCGCCGCTCGCGTACGAATTAGGCGCGGGTTTCGTGCCGATTCGCAAGCCGAGCAAACTGCCCGCCGAAAAAATCGCGATCACCTACTCGCTCGAGTACGGCACCAACACACTCGAAATGCACAAGGACGCAATCGAACCTGGCACACGCGTGTTGATCGTGGACGATTTGCTCGCGACCGGTGGCTCGGCGAAGGCGGCGATTCAACTCGTCGAAAAACTCGGCGGCAAAGTCGTCGGACTCGCGTTCCTCATCGAACTCGTTGACCTGAAAGGACGCGATAAACTCAAAGGGTACGATGTGTACTCGATGATTCAGTACGAAGGCGCATAA
- a CDS encoding RNA polymerase sigma factor translates to MATSERDLLQRARTFDPQALGEIYDRYSPALFRYAVRLLGNADAAEECVAESFSRFLVALRGGGGPREYMQAYLYRVAHNWITDRWRRAPPPALPLDQVTLDDATDFTSAVADRVAQAQVRAALQCLTEEQRQVVVLKFIEGLENDEIAASLNKPIGAVKSLQHRALAALRRILLHEQDDEQPC, encoded by the coding sequence ATGGCGACCTCCGAACGCGACCTGTTGCAACGCGCGCGCACGTTTGATCCGCAAGCGTTGGGCGAGATCTATGATCGCTACAGCCCGGCGTTATTTCGTTATGCCGTCCGCTTGCTCGGCAACGCCGATGCCGCCGAAGAATGCGTCGCCGAATCGTTCAGCCGATTTTTGGTCGCGTTGCGCGGCGGCGGCGGTCCGCGCGAGTACATGCAGGCGTACTTGTATCGCGTCGCGCATAACTGGATCACCGACCGCTGGCGACGCGCCCCGCCGCCCGCGCTTCCACTCGACCAGGTCACGTTGGACGACGCCACCGATTTCACATCCGCCGTCGCCGACCGCGTGGCACAAGCCCAGGTGCGCGCCGCGTTACAGTGCTTGACGGAAGAGCAACGCCAGGTTGTCGTGCTGAAATTTATCGAAGGACTAGAGAACGACGAAATTGCCGCGTCGTTGAACAAACCGATCGGCGCGGTCAAGTCACTGCAACATCGCGCGCTGGCGGCGCTGCGCCGCATCCTGCTTCACGAACAAGACGATGAACAACCCTGCTGA
- a CDS encoding amidohydrolase translates to MTNLLLTNGTIYTLDPTHPRANAIAFDAGRVVAFDDDAMATRTARTQVIDLRGRAVIPGLVDHHIHFTAYATSLARVQLDGARSLGEAVARVAARVATTKPGEWIIGLGWNHLDWRDPVFPSKTPLDAIAPNNPVALDRKDGHSAWVNSVALRIARITRDSPDPAGGVIDRDASGEPTGVLRENAIELLGGNIGFDAGEISEEVLLNAIHRAHQLGIVGIHNVEGADALRAFQKLRAQDKLNLHVTHMIPADNLQHARALGLRGGLGDVWLKIGGIKMFADGSLGSLTAWMLEPFEQQPNNRGVSTRPTNEIEALAREAAQAEMMVCTHAIGDRANREVLNVYEKLRREGLGAPLRIEHAQHLDAADIPRFGALNVIASMQPIHATSDYKMVDDSLGARGRHSYAFKSLLNAGARLQFGSDCPVETLDPWVGIHAAVTRERANGEPRGGWYPAEKLSLEETLRAYASGILAVAGRGVTSDALVLSHDIFAVPPREILDTRVECAVVGGRVVI, encoded by the coding sequence ATGACAAACTTACTCCTAACCAACGGTACGATTTACACGCTCGATCCCACCCACCCCCGCGCGAACGCGATCGCGTTCGATGCCGGTCGCGTCGTCGCGTTCGACGACGATGCGATGGCAACACGCACCGCGCGAACCCAGGTCATTGACCTGCGCGGACGCGCGGTCATTCCTGGGTTGGTTGACCACCACATTCATTTCACCGCGTACGCCACGAGTCTCGCGCGCGTGCAACTGGACGGCGCGCGTTCGCTCGGCGAAGCGGTTGCGCGGGTCGCCGCGCGCGTTGCAACGACAAAACCGGGCGAATGGATCATCGGGCTGGGGTGGAATCACCTGGATTGGCGCGACCCAGTTTTTCCATCGAAAACGCCGCTCGACGCGATTGCGCCGAACAATCCGGTCGCGCTCGACCGCAAGGATGGACACTCGGCGTGGGTCAACTCGGTCGCGCTGCGAATCGCGCGCATCACGCGCGATTCGCCCGACCCGGCGGGCGGTGTGATTGATCGCGACGCCTCCGGCGAACCGACCGGTGTTCTGCGCGAAAACGCCATCGAGTTGCTCGGCGGCAACATTGGATTTGACGCGGGCGAAATCTCAGAAGAGGTTTTGCTTAACGCGATTCATCGCGCGCATCAGCTCGGCATCGTCGGCATTCACAACGTCGAAGGCGCGGACGCGTTGCGCGCGTTTCAAAAACTGCGCGCTCAGGACAAATTGAATTTGCATGTGACGCACATGATTCCGGCGGACAATTTGCAACACGCGCGCGCGCTCGGTTTGCGCGGCGGACTGGGTGACGTGTGGTTGAAAATCGGCGGCATCAAAATGTTCGCCGATGGTTCGCTCGGTTCGCTGACCGCGTGGATGCTCGAACCATTCGAACAGCAACCCAACAATCGCGGCGTATCCACGCGACCGACGAATGAAATTGAAGCGCTTGCGCGCGAGGCAGCACAAGCCGAGATGATGGTTTGCACGCACGCGATTGGCGACCGCGCGAATCGCGAGGTGTTGAACGTGTACGAAAAACTCCGCCGCGAAGGACTGGGCGCGCCGCTGCGCATCGAGCACGCGCAACATTTGGATGCCGCCGATATTCCGCGCTTTGGTGCGCTGAACGTGATCGCTTCGATGCAACCGATTCACGCGACGAGCGATTACAAAATGGTTGACGATTCTCTCGGCGCGCGCGGGCGTCATTCGTATGCGTTCAAAAGTCTGCTGAACGCGGGCGCGCGTTTGCAATTCGGGAGCGATTGTCCGGTCGAAACGCTCGATCCCTGGGTCGGCATTCACGCGGCGGTCACGCGCGAACGCGCGAACGGCGAACCGCGCGGTGGATGGTATCCCGCAGAAAAACTTTCGCTCGAAGAAACTCTGCGCGCGTACGCGAGTGGAATTCTAGCGGTTGCAGGTCGCGGCGTGACGAGCGACGCGCTCGTCTTGTCGCACGATATTTTCGCCGTGCCGCCGCGTGAGATTCTCGACACGCGCGTAGAGTGCGCGGTGGTCGGTGGGCGCGTGGTCATCTGA
- a CDS encoding M67 family metallopeptidase has product MLVTQMQLAQLIAQAQRDAPNETCGIIGGTEGRALGIFPLTNTDPTPRVRYNADPHELLAAFRAMDDQGWEHLAIYHSHPASEAYPSGVDVARAFYPDVVYILITLMNPEQPHVRAFRIVAGAISEITLEVKDESS; this is encoded by the coding sequence ATGCTTGTGACTCAAATGCAACTCGCCCAACTCATCGCGCAAGCGCAACGCGACGCGCCCAACGAAACGTGCGGCATCATCGGCGGCACGGAGGGACGCGCGCTCGGTATCTTTCCACTGACGAACACGGATCCGACGCCGCGCGTGCGCTACAATGCCGACCCGCACGAATTGCTTGCCGCGTTCCGCGCGATGGACGACCAGGGCTGGGAGCATCTCGCGATTTATCACTCGCACCCGGCAAGCGAGGCGTATCCGTCCGGCGTGGATGTCGCGCGCGCGTTCTATCCGGACGTTGTGTACATTCTCATCACGCTGATGAACCCCGAGCAACCGCACGTGCGCGCGTTTCGCATCGTCGCGGGAGCCATCAGCGAAATCACTTTGGAGGTGAAAGATGAATCATCGTGA
- a CDS encoding uroporphyrinogen decarboxylase: protein MNHRERMNAVLRGAPTDRVPVALWRHFPGADLKSETLAASVVAFQKKFEFDFVKVTPAGGYPAEMYGSQLEGKGNREGTRAHIVHAVNTLSDWDKLAPLDETNFVFQRESAALKLIRQQLGGDVHILQTIFSPLYSAGNIAGDRMLSDLRARPDVLHRALKAITETTIRFAVASLRAGADAIFFATQMATRSVVNESAFAEFGERYDLQVLEGLRAAKPDFILLHIHGLDIYFDRLAQWNVDVINWHDRRTAPSLKNARTQSNKVLLGGVSEWETLTQGTPDAIRAEARDAIAQTGGRGFILGAGCVIPIDTPDENVRVVREVVS from the coding sequence ATGAATCATCGTGAACGCATGAACGCCGTGTTACGCGGCGCGCCGACGGATCGCGTGCCCGTCGCGCTGTGGCGACATTTTCCCGGCGCTGACCTAAAATCGGAAACGCTCGCCGCAAGTGTCGTCGCGTTCCAAAAGAAATTCGAATTCGATTTCGTCAAGGTCACGCCCGCCGGCGGGTATCCCGCTGAAATGTACGGCTCGCAACTCGAAGGCAAGGGCAATCGCGAAGGCACGCGCGCTCACATCGTCCATGCCGTCAACACGCTATCCGATTGGGACAAGCTCGCGCCGCTCGACGAAACGAATTTTGTGTTTCAGCGCGAGAGCGCCGCGCTCAAACTGATTCGGCAACAACTCGGCGGCGACGTGCACATCTTGCAAACGATTTTTTCGCCGCTCTACTCGGCGGGCAACATCGCCGGCGACCGAATGCTTTCCGATCTGCGCGCGCGACCAGACGTATTGCATCGCGCGCTCAAAGCGATCACGGAAACGACGATTCGATTTGCAGTGGCGAGTTTGCGCGCGGGCGCGGACGCGATTTTCTTTGCGACGCAAATGGCGACGCGCAGTGTGGTGAACGAGAGCGCGTTTGCGGAATTCGGCGAGCGGTACGATCTGCAAGTGCTCGAGGGACTTCGCGCGGCGAAACCGGATTTCATCCTCTTGCACATTCACGGTTTGGATATTTACTTTGACCGGCTCGCCCAGTGGAACGTGGATGTGATCAACTGGCACGACCGCCGCACCGCCCCGTCGCTGAAGAACGCGCGCACTCAAAGCAACAAGGTCCTGCTCGGCGGCGTCAGCGAATGGGAGACGCTGACACAAGGGACGCCCGACGCGATTCGCGCCGAGGCGCGCGATGCGATCGCGCAAACCGGCGGACGCGGCTTCATCCTCGGCGCGGGATGCGTGATTCCGATTGACACGCCGGATGAAAACGTGCGCGTGGTGAGAGAGGTGGTATCTTAG
- a CDS encoding GAF domain-containing protein — translation MYFSIYRMVGPSAATLAMLPVALVGWLLGMRGGILAGLFCFPLNLSLLSLLGLSGWQEMTGTGGGTLGSVLLVLVGGVLGRMSDLGRQAAHELTARRQAEGALRQAEEKYHSIFEHAVVGIFQTTITGQYLTANPTLARLYGYASPEELIATATDLQRQFYIVPNRRDEFVRLIKEHGVVSDFESQVYCKDNHVIWISENARGVYAATGELIGFEGTAIDITERKRLFVQAQERLARLGALHEIDAAIISQRSLEETLNVLLAKVTERLQVDATAVALVEPETRELVYTARRGLDEEFFKSGLLKVGEGVVGQVALQGEPIAIANVSAEPRFVRRAIAEQLGLVSYLAVPLRTQSGIIGVLELATRKRYHFPSEEIDFFMMLAGQAAIAIENARLFCEEQTRRRELGVMYDLSRALADAAHDLDLILTLVVHHAAEITHVTFARVALLEDEEYVVRAAHPVRVLQRDLKLGQRFGVKTLPICHRALEQNEPQVLCRNDPALTDLEREVLLLDLAETICLVPLRVGGSLSCNDHPNCEGHALGVLMLGEMRRAEREPFTADKRRLAHSIADQAANAVRRAQLFAELERSYLQTVLALANAVEAKDTYTADHAQRLAQMGLAVGRELGMTARELEDLHYGAILHDIGKIGVPDDVLGKSSKLDAEEWKLMRQHPAIGARILEPVPRLAGAARLVRHHHERYDGKGYPDGLAGDAIPLGARILTVVDSYSAILDERVYKAARSHQDAVAELHRCAGTQFDPRVVEIFLRLMEREFGIEE, via the coding sequence ATGTATTTTAGTATTTACCGCATGGTGGGTCCATCGGCGGCAACCCTGGCGATGCTGCCGGTGGCTCTGGTGGGCTGGCTGCTTGGGATGCGGGGCGGAATTTTGGCTGGGCTGTTCTGCTTTCCCCTCAACCTTTCGCTTCTGAGTCTGCTGGGATTGTCGGGTTGGCAGGAGATGACCGGGACCGGCGGTGGTACCCTCGGCTCGGTTCTGCTTGTGCTAGTTGGCGGCGTGCTTGGGCGGATGAGCGATCTAGGCAGACAAGCCGCGCACGAACTGACCGCGCGCCGCCAAGCCGAGGGCGCGCTGCGGCAGGCGGAAGAAAAGTACCATTCGATTTTTGAACACGCGGTCGTGGGCATTTTCCAGACGACGATCACGGGACAATACTTGACCGCGAATCCAACGCTGGCGCGGCTCTATGGATACGCATCGCCTGAAGAGTTGATCGCGACCGCCACTGATCTCCAACGTCAATTTTACATTGTCCCTAATCGTCGCGACGAATTTGTCCGCCTGATCAAAGAACACGGCGTCGTGTCGGATTTTGAATCTCAGGTGTACTGCAAAGACAACCACGTCATTTGGATTTCCGAAAATGCGCGAGGCGTCTATGCTGCGACCGGTGAGTTGATCGGGTTTGAAGGTACGGCGATTGACATCACCGAACGCAAACGATTATTCGTCCAAGCGCAAGAACGCCTGGCGCGTCTCGGCGCGCTGCACGAGATTGACGCCGCGATCATCTCGCAACGGAGTCTAGAAGAAACACTCAACGTCCTGCTCGCAAAAGTTACGGAACGGCTCCAGGTAGATGCCACCGCCGTCGCACTGGTCGAGCCGGAGACGCGCGAGTTGGTTTACACGGCGCGACGCGGTTTGGATGAAGAGTTTTTCAAATCGGGGTTGCTCAAAGTTGGAGAGGGCGTCGTGGGTCAGGTCGCTTTGCAAGGCGAACCTATCGCCATTGCCAATGTAAGCGCCGAACCGCGTTTTGTACGGCGCGCGATCGCGGAGCAGTTGGGACTCGTTTCGTACCTCGCGGTTCCGCTACGGACCCAGAGTGGAATTATCGGTGTCCTTGAGCTAGCAACGCGCAAACGGTATCACTTCCCCTCCGAAGAAATTGATTTTTTCATGATGCTGGCTGGACAAGCCGCCATCGCGATTGAAAACGCGCGGTTATTTTGCGAAGAACAAACACGCCGCCGCGAACTCGGTGTGATGTACGATCTCTCGCGCGCGTTGGCGGACGCGGCTCACGACCTCGACCTCATCCTCACCTTGGTTGTCCACCATGCGGCGGAGATCACGCATGTCACCTTTGCCCGGGTCGCGCTTTTGGAGGACGAAGAATATGTCGTGCGGGCTGCCCATCCTGTTCGCGTCCTCCAGCGCGATTTGAAACTCGGTCAGCGTTTTGGAGTAAAGACTCTACCCATCTGTCATCGCGCGCTGGAACAGAATGAGCCGCAAGTCCTTTGCCGTAACGATCCCGCTCTCACCGACCTGGAACGGGAGGTCCTATTATTGGATTTGGCGGAAACCATCTGCCTCGTACCGCTGCGGGTGGGCGGTTCTTTGTCCTGTAACGACCACCCAAATTGTGAAGGGCACGCGCTCGGGGTTTTGATGCTCGGTGAAATGCGCCGCGCGGAGCGCGAACCGTTCACGGCTGACAAGCGGCGCCTGGCGCATAGCATCGCCGATCAAGCCGCCAACGCCGTGCGCCGCGCGCAACTCTTTGCCGAACTCGAGCGGAGTTATCTGCAAACCGTCCTCGCGCTCGCCAATGCAGTCGAAGCCAAAGATACGTACACGGCGGATCACGCACAGCGGCTCGCGCAAATGGGATTAGCCGTGGGGCGTGAACTGGGAATGACCGCGCGCGAGTTGGAGGATTTGCACTATGGCGCGATTCTGCACGATATTGGAAAAATCGGCGTCCCCGATGACGTCCTGGGCAAGTCATCGAAACTAGACGCGGAAGAATGGAAGCTCATGCGCCAGCATCCTGCCATTGGCGCGCGGATTTTGGAACCCGTGCCGCGTCTGGCGGGCGCGGCGCGCCTCGTGCGTCACCACCACGAACGCTACGATGGTAAAGGATACCCTGATGGCTTGGCGGGTGATGCCATTCCCTTGGGGGCGCGCATTCTCACGGTCGTGGACTCGTACAGTGCGATTCTCGATGAACGGGTTTACAAAGCCGCGCGTTCGCATCAAGACGCGGTGGCAGAATTGCACCGTTGCGCCGGGACCCAATTCGATCCGCGCGTCGTTGAAATTTTCCTACGGTTGATGGAGCGCGAGTTTGGAATCGAAGAATGA
- a CDS encoding histidine kinase produces MCGGKMPTPDRLEELERELEQVKAQLPRHSIKPSMLARLDELEEEIARLKKDRQSKSNLR; encoded by the coding sequence ATGTGCGGAGGGAAAATGCCCACTCCGGATCGTCTCGAAGAATTGGAACGCGAACTGGAACAGGTGAAAGCGCAATTGCCGCGCCACTCGATCAAACCTTCCATGCTTGCGCGCCTGGATGAGTTGGAAGAGGAGATCGCGCGATTGAAAAAGGACCGTCAATCAAAGTCGAATCTGCGCTAG
- a CDS encoding NifB/NifX family molybdenum-iron cluster-binding protein has translation MPTKVAVVTEDGTRISAHFGRAPYYEIVTVDAGKIAARERRSKAFHQTHGQHEHHHGAGDTHNDMLASARDCVAVIAGGMGNGAFSFIQAAGLEAIITDERDIERAALAYAAGTLVNHLERLH, from the coding sequence ATGCCAACGAAAGTTGCAGTTGTTACGGAAGATGGGACGCGGATCAGCGCGCATTTTGGTCGTGCGCCGTACTATGAGATCGTCACGGTAGATGCCGGCAAGATCGCCGCGCGTGAACGTCGGTCGAAGGCGTTTCACCAAACGCACGGGCAGCACGAGCATCATCACGGTGCGGGCGATACACATAACGATATGCTCGCCAGCGCGCGCGATTGCGTCGCGGTGATTGCGGGTGGGATGGGCAACGGCGCGTTCTCGTTCATCCAAGCCGCAGGACTAGAAGCGATCATCACCGACGAACGCGATATTGAACGCGCGGCGCTCGCGTACGCGGCAGGCACGCTCGTCAATCATCTCGAACGCTTGCATTGA
- a CDS encoding GatB/YqeY domain-containing protein yields the protein MGLKDQLNEDLKIAMKAKDEVRLGTIRMLRAAIANFELARPADKPITEADLLSVVEKQIKQRRDSIEAYEKGNRPELAAQEQAEIVVLQVYMPKQLSRDEIKTEVAGIIAALGTKEFPKVMKEAAAKMKGRADGKLVNEVVRELTG from the coding sequence ATGGGACTCAAAGACCAACTAAACGAAGATTTGAAAATCGCGATGAAGGCAAAGGACGAAGTACGATTGGGCACGATTCGAATGCTCCGCGCCGCGATCGCGAATTTTGAACTGGCGCGCCCGGCGGACAAACCGATCACCGAAGCGGACCTGTTGAGCGTCGTCGAAAAGCAAATCAAACAAAGGCGCGATTCTATCGAGGCGTACGAAAAAGGCAATCGTCCGGAATTGGCGGCGCAAGAGCAAGCGGAGATCGTGGTGCTCCAAGTATACATGCCCAAGCAGTTGAGCCGCGACGAAATCAAAACAGAAGTCGCCGGCATCATCGCCGCGCTCGGCACGAAAGAGTTTCCAAAAGTGATGAAAGAAGCCGCGGCGAAAATGAAGGGACGCGCGGATGGCAAACTGGTCAACGAAGTGGTGAGAGAGTTGACGGGATAG
- the nrfH gene encoding cytochrome c nitrite reductase small subunit, producing the protein MPVPARPNFFSNGFAAIPFSALLLLVALFGGIVGLGGFTFSYAEGGSYFSDNPEACANCHVMREVYDGWLTGPHKTVAVCNDCHTPHNSLVAKYAVKGLNGFNHSKAFTLNDYPEVIRITPFNREVAQANCIHCHEELVTLVSHPDDRNPTDCLKCHIGVGHGR; encoded by the coding sequence ATGCCGGTACCCGCAAGACCGAATTTTTTTTCTAATGGGTTTGCCGCGATCCCGTTCAGCGCGCTGCTCTTGCTGGTCGCGCTCTTCGGCGGAATCGTCGGCTTGGGTGGGTTCACCTTTTCGTACGCCGAAGGAGGTTCGTACTTTTCCGATAATCCCGAAGCGTGTGCGAATTGTCACGTGATGCGCGAGGTGTACGACGGTTGGCTGACCGGTCCGCACAAGACCGTCGCGGTGTGCAACGATTGCCACACGCCGCACAACTCGCTCGTCGCCAAATACGCCGTCAAGGGTTTGAACGGATTCAACCACAGCAAGGCGTTCACGCTCAACGATTATCCGGAAGTGATTCGAATCACGCCGTTCAATCGCGAGGTCGCGCAAGCGAATTGTATTCACTGCCACGAAGAACTCGTCACGCTCGTCAGTCATCCCGATGATCGGAATCCTACCGATTGTCTAAAATGTCACATCGGCGTCGGTCACGGACGCTAG
- a CDS encoding ammonia-forming cytochrome c nitrite reductase subunit c552, translated as MQSKSLVRSLVWLGVAFVVGLLALLGLSALLVNIQGRKAEAVQYPLKIVQIADNELDPAVWGKNYPREYDSFIKTKDAKISTPYGGSVAYDKLEKFPALKRIWAAMPFSVDYNEERGHFYALSDQKETKRQQAAPQPGACANCHAAEAPQLIASMGWENFNKTPYKDIADKLHLGTSCADCHDPKTMELRLTRPGLVNALKERGIDWTQATRQEMRTYVCAQCHVEYYFKGDDKILTFPWSNGLTAEDIEKHYDTYGFRDWVHKETNAPMLKVQHPEYEMWSTGIHARSGVACADCHMPYMREGALKLSDHWLRSPLTNIDKACQPCHRQSEEEMKARVINIQKKTSDLLRLSEAAQVDAIDAIVAAMKAGATDADLTKARGLQRKATFYWDIVAAENSTGFHSPQEAARVLAKSLDYARQAQLEAIKVTKK; from the coding sequence ATGCAATCGAAATCACTGGTTCGTAGTCTTGTGTGGCTCGGCGTCGCGTTTGTCGTTGGCTTGTTGGCGTTGCTCGGCTTGAGCGCGCTGCTCGTCAACATTCAGGGGCGCAAAGCCGAAGCCGTGCAATACCCGCTCAAGATCGTGCAAATCGCGGACAATGAACTCGACCCTGCTGTGTGGGGTAAGAACTATCCGCGCGAGTATGATTCATTTATCAAGACCAAGGACGCCAAAATCTCGACGCCGTATGGTGGCTCGGTCGCATACGACAAGTTGGAAAAGTTCCCGGCGCTCAAACGCATCTGGGCGGCGATGCCGTTCAGTGTAGATTATAATGAAGAGCGCGGACATTTTTACGCGTTGAGTGATCAGAAGGAAACCAAACGTCAACAAGCCGCCCCACAACCCGGCGCGTGCGCCAACTGTCACGCCGCCGAAGCGCCGCAGTTGATCGCTTCGATGGGGTGGGAGAATTTCAACAAGACGCCGTACAAAGACATCGCCGACAAGTTGCACCTCGGCACATCGTGCGCGGATTGCCACGATCCCAAGACGATGGAACTGCGCTTGACGCGTCCTGGGTTAGTCAACGCGCTAAAAGAACGCGGCATTGATTGGACGCAAGCCACGCGCCAAGAAATGCGGACGTACGTTTGCGCGCAATGTCACGTCGAGTACTATTTCAAGGGCGACGATAAAATCCTGACCTTCCCGTGGAGCAACGGCTTGACCGCCGAGGATATCGAAAAGCACTATGACACGTACGGATTCCGCGACTGGGTGCACAAGGAAACGAACGCGCCGATGCTCAAGGTGCAACATCCCGAGTACGAAATGTGGAGCACCGGCATTCACGCGCGCTCCGGCGTCGCGTGCGCGGATTGCCACATGCCGTACATGCGCGAAGGCGCACTCAAATTGTCCGATCACTGGCTCCGCAGTCCGTTGACAAACATTGACAAGGCATGCCAGCCCTGCCATCGCCAGAGCGAAGAAGAGATGAAAGCGCGCGTCATCAACATTCAGAAAAAGACTTCGGACTTGTTACGTCTCTCCGAAGCCGCACAAGTGGACGCGATTGACGCGATCGTTGCCGCGATGAAAGCCGGCGCAACCGACGCCGACCTGACCAAGGCGCGCGGTCTGCAACGCAAAGCAACGTTCTACTGGGACATCGTCGCCGCCGAGAATAGCACCGGCTTTCACAGTCCGCAAGAAGCAGCGCGCGTACTCGCCAAATCGCTCGACTATGCGCGACAGGCGCAACTCGAAGCGATCAAGGTCACGAAAAAATAA